In Drosophila nasuta strain 15112-1781.00 chromosome 2R, ASM2355853v1, whole genome shotgun sequence, a single genomic region encodes these proteins:
- the LOC132787664 gene encoding uncharacterized protein LOC132787664, which translates to MDDEEAYSTTLLYFYNRMWELWDSIGVHFTTYIERGQNEYFAGFVSLQWLAPQSQDEDEDEEAEEQLDLETYEDEQSTYHWLHMSCIFRASHFSN; encoded by the coding sequence ATGGATGATGAGGAGGCATACTCGACGACTCTGCTCTATTTCTACAATCGAATGTGGGAGCTCTGGGATAGCATTGGAGTGCATTTCACCACCTACATTGAGCGAGGTCAGAACGAATACTTTGCGGGCTTTGTCAGTCTGCAGTGGCTAGCACCGCAATCTCaagatgaggatgaggatgaagaGGCAGAGGAGCAGTTGGACTTGGAGACGTATGAAGATGAGCAGTCGACATATCATTGGCTGCACATGTCGTGCATATTTCGTGCCTCCCATTTCAGTAACTAA